AAAACGCATTGAACAGCACCCGGTGTTCGCTGCGGTTAATGCACGCTACTGGCCTTGATCGGGATCAAAATTGCTCTGCAGGCATTGGGCTAACTTGCTTTGTTCAGGCCCCCAATACTTAAGGAGTTTCGAGATGTTTCCCGAATATCGCGACCTGATTTCCAGTCTGAAAAACAGCAACCCGCATTTCTCCAGACTGTTTAACCAGCACAATGAGCTGGACCAGAAAATCAAGAATATTGAATCCCAACCCGTGGGTTTTAGCGGCGCCGAAGTCGAAACGCTCAAAAAAGAGAAACTACGACTGAAAGATGAACTGTATGTATTGCTGAAACAGGCAGCGGTTTGAAGGTTTCAGAGCGGTTGCCAGATTGACCACCAACGTTAAAAAGCCGAAGCAAATTGCTTCGGCTTTTTTTGTTGTGACGTCAAATCATCAAATATCAAACTGGAACTTGGCAAACACTTCGGTGCTGCGCGTACTGGCCGTATCGGTAAAGGCGTTGTGGCTATAGGTCGCGCCCAGATACCAGACCTTTAGCGCGGACCAGCGATGGGCGTAGGTCAATGAGATCGAATCGGTTTGCGTAATCGATGTTGGCACGTCGCCCGGCATCACGGCGGTGCGGTTGGTGATCTCGCGCTGCAAAATCGCCCGGGCGGAATCCTGGCCAGTGAAATGCAGCACCGACAACAATTGCACGGCGGTGTCTTTCAGCGACACCGTGCCATCCGGCGCATACAACATCGTTTGCTCAAAGCGCGGTTCAATCTCCAGCCGGTCCAGCGCCCGAAAGCGCGCATCCAGCAGCAAATAAACGCTGCGGCTGACTCGATCATTGCCCACATCCACCTGGTCACCCAGAACGGTTTTGGCTTCCAGCCAGTTAAACCAGGCCGCCGGATTGGCGTCGATTTCCATCGAGTACTGGTTGAAACTGTGTAACGCGCCGCCATCGCTCACGCGTTGCGCCATGGCCGGGTGGTATTCCAGCGTCAGCGCGATCTGGTGCGGGCCATAAATTGCCACGCCCGGATCAATCTCGCGGAACACCGTGCTGCCATCGGCGGTAGTCACCGAATCCTGGTAAAACAGATATTCGTCGACCTCGCTCCAGTCACCATCGAGCCGGTTCCGGTGCAGCATTTGGGCGGTGAGTTGCCGATAGCCCGACTGGCCGAAAAAGCCGGTGTCGTCACGAAAAGCGTTAGAGACCTGCTGATAGGTGAGCGAGGGCTCCCACGACGGTGTTTTGCGTAGCCAGTCCACCAGCACATCCGAACCCGATTGCGCCGGGCCTTTTTGCAGCGTGCCGCTATCGGTCGCCAGCGCCGAAGTGCTGGATAACAGCCACTGCGCGCGAACGCGGTCGCCCTCGCTGGAATGCCACACCACATCTGGACCGATAACCGCGTTGTCGCCCAGATTGCCAGCGTAATTGCGAGCGGTGAACAAACCGCCCAGCGACACGCCATCGATATAGGTGCGGGCGCGCCCCAGGACCACATCGGACTCTGGCTGCAGCACGCTGTCGGTGCTGAACGCATGCGGAATCAGAATCTGGCTGCCACCGGTGTCATCCAGCGCCAGTAGCGTGGCCTCGGTGTTGTCGTCACGCCGCGTGGCACGCAAGCCCCAGTCCGGCTGGGTGATCGAGCGTGTATACAGGGCTTTGGGGCCGTTGCCGCCTTGTTCGTTCATCAGCGTGGGTGATTCCAGAATGTCACTGCTTTCCAGAAAGAACGGGCGTTTTTCCTGCAATTGCAGGGCAAACTGCGCATTGCTGGTCAGCTGCGGGACATCCAGCTCGACCTGGGAGAAATCCGGCTTGATGGTGGCATCGATGACCCACGCCGTGTTGGGCTGCCATTTCAGATCGATACCTGCGTCCAGATGCAGCGATTTGTCCACCGGCTGGCCGGAAGCGCCATCGCGATTCCCGCGCAAGGTCACTTGCGGGCGCAGGCTCCAGTTGTTATCCGGTGCAGCGGCTTGCAGCGCGTCCAGCGGGTTCATCAGCGCGATCATGCTGGTGGCGGTTTGCTGCAGCGGCACGCTCATCAAGATGTAGTTCTGCTCACGCGGATAGCTGCGCATGATCTGGAATTGCCACGGCTTGGCGCCTTTGTCGGCAAAGCGCAACTCGGAAAACGGAATGCGGATGACCGCCGAATAGCCGTCTTTAAGCATGACGGCGCGAGCGTCGACTTCAAAGTCGGGCGAGAAATCGGCGTTGTCAGTATCGGCGCTGTAAATGCCGTCAGAAATCACCCCGCGCGGATTGACCCGCACAAACATGGCTGACTTACCGGCACCAATCGGGTCCAGATACACCCCGACAAAATCCTGGTTGGTTTTCACGTTGTCCCGGCGCACGAACGGCGCGCGGATATCTTCCGGGTGTGGGTCGTAAGCACGAACGCCAAAGTAGATGGCTTTATTGTCGTACAGCACGCGCACGGTGGTGCGTACCGGCGCCGTTTTGCCGTCGACGGGTTCGTATTCCCAGAATTGATCGTATTCCGGCGCGGATTGCCAGACAGGGTCATCCAGCGAGCCATCAAATTTGAGTTTGGCGTCTGCGGGAATACGGTTTGCGGTACAACTGGCGGCAAAAACTGGCTGTGCAAGCAGGGTAATGCAGGCAAGCGCTATTGCTACCAATCTGACGCGTGCAGCCAGGGATCGCTGGCCAGGCGCAGTGGAACAAAGCATTGATACTTCTTCTTTTTTATTGTGATTTCAACAGCGATGAGGGCGCATTGTAGCTAGCAACGCGCGTGTTACATATCGCGCCCGCTGGCGCTGTCACATAAAACGAACACTCGCGCTGACATGATCAAAACAGGTGCGCAAAACGGCATCGGCACTGGGTCTGATCCCCGCGCCGGTGCACGTATTTACAGAATTCTGATTATTTGACCGTCACCCTTTTACGGCAGGATGGATTTGGGCGTGCGATGCAAAAAGGTCGCCTCACGTATCGACGGCAAACCCAATCGCAACGCCACCAGCCGCGCCAGTCCCAGCCCAAAGCCACCATGCGGGGGTGCTCCCCACTGAAATGAATCCAGATAGCCTTGCGCGCCTGCGCCCGACAAGCCTTTCTCGGCCAGCTGCGCGAGCAGTACGTCACGTCGATGTTCGCGCATGGCGCCGGTGGTGATCTCCATGCCGCGATAGAGCAATTCGAAGCTTTCAGTGAGGCCTGGCCGCGAGCTTTGTCGTCGGTGATAAAACGGCCGTTGCGACCACGGCACTTCGACGATTGCGCAAAAATCGACGCCTTGGGCTTGCAACTGTTGACCCAATTCGCGTTCATGCGCGCCCGTGAGTGCGGTATCGGTGGCAAGTTGCAGCCGACGACAGACCTGGGCGTGGGTGAGAATCTCAAGCGGCCCGCTGTCTGCCAGTGTCTGAGGAAAGTGTTGTTGCAGATGGCTGCCGTGGGCGGCTTCCAGTTCGGCAAACGCGTAACTGATCATGGCGTATTCCAGCGTGGCCAGGTCTGCCGCGCTGCGCTCGCCTTCCAGTTCGATATCCACGCTGATGAACTCAGTGGCGTGGCGCACCGAGAATGATGGCTCGGCGCGAAATACCGGGCCGATCTCGAAAACGCGCCCCATGCCGCCAATAATGGCCATCTGCTTGTAGAACTGCGGCGATTGCGCCAGATAGGCCGTCTGGCCGAAGTATCCCAGCTTGAACACCTCAGACCCGGATTCGGACGGCGCCCCCATCAGTTTTGGCGTGTGGATTTCTACAAAGTCCTGCGTGGCTAGCCAGTCTCGCAAGCCATGTTCCAGCGCGGCGCTGGCCAGTAAAGGCAGCAAGTCAGCAGCAAAGCGCAACCGGGCGCTGGGATGCTGGCCTTTCAGATGGACGTCGCTCTGCGCATCTACCGGCAGCGGGGCTGCAGCCGCCAGAACCTCCAGTTGGTCGGCGACGATTTCAATGCCGTGGATCGCTTGTGGCATCAATTGGCTGCGACCGTGGACCCGCACATAGCTCTCGCTGCTGAGGCTGGCGCAGATATCCAGCAGATCGGCTTGCAGCACCACGCATTGCAGCAGCGTCAGGCGGCTGCGTAACTGCACAAAGGCAATCTTGCCCTGATGCCGCACCGCATCGACAAAACCTTCAAGCGTGACTGGCGCGGGTGCGTGCTGTTTGAGGTCGGAAATAGTGGAAAGAGAAAACATGTCTGGCTCCTTGCTGCGTTAACAACAGAAAAAAACGGCCGCAGCGCCAGGACATGAAAAACCCGGCACTGGGCCGGGTCGGGGATTTTTGCTTGCTGGGCGGATCGTGTTTCAGTGTCTGTCTTGCGATCCTTGCGCACGCAACAATCCCTGCCCGGCATTGCGGGCATTGGCATTATTAAGGCGTGAGAGGCGGGACAAACTGACCAGCATTTCAAAAGTCCACGTGAGATACACCGTAAGTGGGTGTGTTTTGATTATTTCGATAATTGAGGAGCTTGGCAAGAGCTGTCGCCAGGGCCGAGCGATGCGACATCCGGGCTTATGTATCTGTCACCCAAAAAAAACAGGGCAGGTTACAGACCGCCGTAATGCCGGTTCGGTCCCGGTATCACGGCGGCTTGCACCGGCCTCGTAGATTGCCAACAGCCAGAAAACCTTACGCTGCAATCAACCCGCGCTTGCGCAACATCGGCGTCGCTTGGGGTTCGCGGCCACGGAAGGTGCGGAAAGCCAACCCCTGTTCACGTGAATCGCCCGCACTGTAGATATAGCGATAGAGCTTTTCTGCCAGAGCCGGATCAAATGCGCTGCCTGCTTCTTCAAACGCATCAAACGCTTCGGCTTCCAGTACTTCGGCCCACATGTAAACGTAGTAACCGGCGGCGTAATACTCGTCGGAGAAGATATGTCCGAAGTGCGGCAGACGGTGATTCATGCCTGCTTCTGGCGGCACGCCCAGACGAATGCGCTCGGCGGCTTCAAATTCGGCAATATCCACGCCCTGGGCATCGGTGCGCTGATGCAGTGCCAGATCAATCAATGTGGAAGCGGTATAGCGGACGGTTTCGTAGCCCTGATTGAAGGTGCGAGAAGCACGGATGCGCGCGACCAGATCAGCCGGGATCACCGCACCGGTTTGCAGATGACGCGCATGGCGTTCCAGCACTTCTGGCACCAACGCCCAGTTTTCAAGCAGTTGCGACGGCAGCTCTACGTAGTCTTGCGGCACGTTGGTGCCAGCAAGACGATTGTAGGTGACGTTAGACAACAGCCCGTGCAAACCATGGCCAAACTCGTGGAACAGCGTGGTCACGTCGTCAAAGCTCAACAGGGTTTCGCCGCTGCTGGCTTTGGCAAAGTTGTTGTTGTTGATCACAATCGGCAACACGGTGGCGCCATTGCGCGACTGGCTGCGGAATATGTTCATCCACGCGCCGCTACGCTTGCTGGCGCGGGCAAAGTTATCGCTCAGGAACAGGCCGATGAGCTGGCCATCGCGGGATACCTCAAACAATCGCACGTCCGGGTGATACAGCGGCACATCGGTGCGCTCGGCAAAAGTCAGGCCAAACAGGCGATTGGCGCAATCAAACACGGCACGCAGCATGTTATCCAGGCTGAAATACGGTTTGACCTCGGCATCGTCCAGATCATATTTGGCGACACGAACTTTCTCTGCCAGATAACGCCAATCCCACGCCTGGATGTCCTGCGCTTCGCCCAGTTTGCGGGCAGCTTCGACCAGTTGTGCGCGCTCTTGTGCGCAACTTTGTTTGGCTGGCTCCCACACTTGCTCCAGCAACTGGTAGACCGCATCTGGCGTTCCGGCCATACGATCAGCCAGTGCGTAATCGGCAAAGTTTTTGTAACCCAGCAGATTGGCTTTTTCCAGGCGCAAGGCGAGGATTTCTTTGGCCAGCGGGGCATTTTCGCGACCGGCATGCTCGCCGCGGCTCACCCAGGCGCGCCAAGCGCTTTCACGCAGGTCACGGCGGGTGGAGTAAGTGAGGAACGGCACCACCAACGAGCGCGACAGGGTGATCACATAACCGTCGACGCCGCGTTCTTTACCAGCAGACTGGGCAGCATCACGTAGAAAGTCTGGCAGGCCAGCCAGGTCGGCCTCGTCTTTCAAAGTCAGACGAAATTCCGACTCATCGGCCAGCACGTTCTGGCTGAATTGGGTGCTCAGCTCGGCAATGCGGCTGACGATAACGGCAAAACGATCGCGATCAGCACCTTGCAGTTGCGCGCCGGTGCGAACGAAGTCCAGATGCAAACGGGCCAGCAGGCGGCGTT
This genomic interval from Silvimonas soli contains the following:
- a CDS encoding carbohydrate binding family 9 domain-containing protein, producing MLCSTAPGQRSLAARVRLVAIALACITLLAQPVFAASCTANRIPADAKLKFDGSLDDPVWQSAPEYDQFWEYEPVDGKTAPVRTTVRVLYDNKAIYFGVRAYDPHPEDIRAPFVRRDNVKTNQDFVGVYLDPIGAGKSAMFVRVNPRGVISDGIYSADTDNADFSPDFEVDARAVMLKDGYSAVIRIPFSELRFADKGAKPWQFQIMRSYPREQNYILMSVPLQQTATSMIALMNPLDALQAAAPDNNWSLRPQVTLRGNRDGASGQPVDKSLHLDAGIDLKWQPNTAWVIDATIKPDFSQVELDVPQLTSNAQFALQLQEKRPFFLESSDILESPTLMNEQGGNGPKALYTRSITQPDWGLRATRRDDNTEATLLALDDTGGSQILIPHAFSTDSVLQPESDVVLGRARTYIDGVSLGGLFTARNYAGNLGDNAVIGPDVVWHSSEGDRVRAQWLLSSTSALATDSGTLQKGPAQSGSDVLVDWLRKTPSWEPSLTYQQVSNAFRDDTGFFGQSGYRQLTAQMLHRNRLDGDWSEVDEYLFYQDSVTTADGSTVFREIDPGVAIYGPHQIALTLEYHPAMAQRVSDGGALHSFNQYSMEIDANPAAWFNWLEAKTVLGDQVDVGNDRVSRSVYLLLDARFRALDRLEIEPRFEQTMLYAPDGTVSLKDTAVQLLSVLHFTGQDSARAILQREITNRTAVMPGDVPTSITQTDSISLTYAHRWSALKVWYLGATYSHNAFTDTASTRSTEVFAKFQFDI
- a CDS encoding YdcH family protein, which encodes MFPEYRDLISSLKNSNPHFSRLFNQHNELDQKIKNIESQPVGFSGAEVETLKKEKLRLKDELYVLLKQAAV
- a CDS encoding amino acid--tRNA ligase-related protein; this translates as MFSLSTISDLKQHAPAPVTLEGFVDAVRHQGKIAFVQLRSRLTLLQCVVLQADLLDICASLSSESYVRVHGRSQLMPQAIHGIEIVADQLEVLAAAAPLPVDAQSDVHLKGQHPSARLRFAADLLPLLASAALEHGLRDWLATQDFVEIHTPKLMGAPSESGSEVFKLGYFGQTAYLAQSPQFYKQMAIIGGMGRVFEIGPVFRAEPSFSVRHATEFISVDIELEGERSAADLATLEYAMISYAFAELEAAHGSHLQQHFPQTLADSGPLEILTHAQVCRRLQLATDTALTGAHERELGQQLQAQGVDFCAIVEVPWSQRPFYHRRQSSRPGLTESFELLYRGMEITTGAMREHRRDVLLAQLAEKGLSGAGAQGYLDSFQWGAPPHGGFGLGLARLVALRLGLPSIREATFLHRTPKSILP
- a CDS encoding M3 family metallopeptidase, giving the protein MTTNSNPLLQDWDTPHQLPPFDLIRAEHFAPAFTALFAEHLAEIDAIAADPAAPTFANTAAAFDAAGARLSRAELLFENLTLSETNSELQAVERDMAPALAAHSSKVSMHAGFFARLDALYAQRQSLELNEEQRRLLARLHLDFVRTGAQLQGADRDRFAVIVSRIAELSTQFSQNVLADESEFRLTLKDEADLAGLPDFLRDAAQSAGKERGVDGYVITLSRSLVVPFLTYSTRRDLRESAWRAWVSRGEHAGRENAPLAKEILALRLEKANLLGYKNFADYALADRMAGTPDAVYQLLEQVWEPAKQSCAQERAQLVEAARKLGEAQDIQAWDWRYLAEKVRVAKYDLDDAEVKPYFSLDNMLRAVFDCANRLFGLTFAERTDVPLYHPDVRLFEVSRDGQLIGLFLSDNFARASKRSGAWMNIFRSQSRNGATVLPIVINNNNFAKASSGETLLSFDDVTTLFHEFGHGLHGLLSNVTYNRLAGTNVPQDYVELPSQLLENWALVPEVLERHARHLQTGAVIPADLVARIRASRTFNQGYETVRYTASTLIDLALHQRTDAQGVDIAEFEAAERIRLGVPPEAGMNHRLPHFGHIFSDEYYAAGYYVYMWAEVLEAEAFDAFEEAGSAFDPALAEKLYRYIYSAGDSREQGLAFRTFRGREPQATPMLRKRGLIAA